In Antennarius striatus isolate MH-2024 chromosome 8, ASM4005453v1, whole genome shotgun sequence, a single window of DNA contains:
- the tet2 gene encoding methylcytosine dioxygenase TET2: METEQARHETEESLILTQFGTSQTISNKLQNGGQFSEGESLQLSEDTNWNHYKSGTDANTLKRQRETCDSPVSVQGLLDQGSCMMNGEVVNGELVNGELKRTLSDQSLLLHQPKKLRVNSEFKRNNDMSPSFGDFADLGKETDYECNTQQTEIKFDKRNCQFPNGDIFGLPRNKQISIPNGAASPLSTIERTSDDLLGKTLSHYYPEQVSIAQQPSVPQIEDVKGSHANKSPSEGAQPLSSNSGLPSAAQIPISKPHQPKESGNVEVGSNCKSIDYVVNGCSEIFESDIQQQQQQQYQQGTPSYSGQKLSEMVTSSDAASSSQQHQNGSQCYPEDTNQEMYVKANQEFNQNSFLDQNTPLQITEKGRYEFPNSGLQKTGQSEEPENGQHHNSDRGNQYVIQHQALKQIAGNPHGTVSTGSMGCNHEQSHHAELENGMENNPKQRANLSCSTTSQRGWLELNASQSQQEPTSAPPSQAHEQDMWKGFSPNVQSEPQKTNPQLHSQVLEPNSVQSFQTQGVVTDSSQGSDTFQQPQQDCHPTQTHCASAQHNTAPEWQQSNLRAPQLHQSLPPKESEQCNFPTNQKADSDNHTQMQPEHLCEDHDLQDILSPGFLETQQQQQQHHCNLQRPLSNPPQFERQQLKSPNYRPRSQPLPGQQQLHSNPPLINNSSRANKQNIQHSDTAIFSYNNSTEMQQPQKHQMQFPPNVGTSNLKQFPPQRPHNHCHQLNHAEISLTSTQPQTHLQDLANQQISTQMYPKAEQQQKTSCTQVQGGSPLPLRPVSTHGDFQRHAALRMHLLQKQERQGLPHPPQIVYDTNHGPRAVNMDNGPRFQLPGSQQEQYLQMQEAGMGKVQVKQENQQSLCEQSKRQGSILASMEQSLKQYKLSPVFENKPMVINSTNKVKVESSGPVTIISTNTDLNGPESSVVVSNDLVLKKQAISTPKKEHLLQSFIDSPLKLLDTPVKNLLDTPMKLQYDIASCHCFEQISAKDEGPYYTHLGSAPTVAGIRETFEKRSGLTGRAIRIEKVIYTGKEGKSTQGCPIAKWVIRRSCVEEKVLVLVRERTGHKCDSACIVVVILAWEGIPPNLADHLYLELSETLTKNGAHTQRRCALNEERTCACQGLDPDLCGASFSFGCSWSMYYNGCKFARSKMPRKFKLLGDDMKEEEKLEKNFQNLANLLAPLYKTLAPDAYENQVEHEHRATDCRLGLKEGRPFTGVTACVDFCAHAHRDTHNMKGGSTVVCTLTSEDNREIGKIPEDEQLHVLPLYKASNTDEFGSEEGQQEKIKSGAIQVLSAFRRQVRMLAEPAKSCRQKKLDAKKAAANKNVMLESTNDKAEKALLTKSKVGNCESTSQNTPMAGIIPGAMGASLQSGQSTHPLGVHHQQLQQLQQQQHENILPPYPGSTNATSYPRFPNHPGSFPSTSKPGSMYPPQPPTPASPYPTPLHVTNSYINGSNHPYQGYQCNGGMPLDNYHAYYASNPKTLDIYRQQRPALYSEQAYGMHQRYGVNYPARYGDPGLQLNGKACSMRPIHPLRSYAPYNPNGPSDPQCMETHSRAPSAHEGLDYTAAVSKGNQFGGYPNPYLSPSPQILAPAQDPFNMQIKTEMGMSHPQILCTQLSAGSLNPETQSGLSLSNESLMGTGIKQEPGTPQTPTTPQKPEMWSDNEHNFLDPDIGGVAVAPSHGSVLIECAKLELHATTPLKNPNRNHPTRISLVFYQHKSMIEAKHNLVLYEAKAAEKERNGGEGTPSKGSKKGVKREPSETTGEPPCKRFIQALTEGSLSCTTNTYVSTSPYAFTKVTGPYNKFV; this comes from the exons ATGGAAACAGAACAGGCCAGACATGAGACGGAAGAAAGTCTGATATTAACACAATTTGGCACATCACAAACTATCTCTAACAAACTCCAGAATGGAGGCCAGTTTTCAGAAGGAGAATCTCTGCAGCTCAGTGAAGATACAAACTGGAATCATTACAAATCTGGCACAGATGCCAACACCTTGAAAAGGCAGAGGGAGACCTGTGACAGTCCTGTTTCAGTGCAAGGGCTGTTAGATCAAGGATCCTGTATGATGAATGGGGAAGTCGTGAATGGGGAATTGGTGAATGGCGAATTGAAGCGTACACTCAGTGACCAGTCCTTACTGCTTCACCAACCCAAGAAACTTAGAGTAAATTCTGAgtttaaaagaaataatgacATGAGCCCCAGTTTTGGGGACTTCGCTGATTTGGGAAAGGAAACAGACTATGAGTGCAATACCCAACAAACAGAGATTAAGTTTGACAAAAGGAACTGTCAGTTTCCAAATGGTGATATTTTTGGTCTACCAAGGAATAAACAAATTTCAATTCCAAATGGTGCTGCATCACCCCTCTCAACCATAGAAAGAACTTCAGATGATCTTTTAGGGAAAACTTTGTCTCATTATTATCCTGAGCAGGTGTCAATTGCTCAACAACCATCTGTGCCGCAAATAGAAGATGTCAAAGGTTCACATGCAAATAAGTCGCCCAGTGAAGGTGCTCAACCCCTCTCTTCAAACTCAGGATTGCCCAGTGCAGCCCAAATTCCCATTTCAAAACCACACCAGCCTAAAGAATCAGGCAATGTTGAAGTGGGCAGTAATTGTAAGTCTATTGACTATGTAGTAAATGGATGTTCTGAAATTTTTGAATCTGatatacagcaacaacaacagcagcagtatcaGCAGGGGACACCATCTTACTCTGGCCAGAAGTTGTCTGAAATGGTCACGTCTAGCGATGCTGCTAGTAGTTCGCAACAACATCAAAATGGCTCCCAGTGCTACCCTGAGGATACAAATCAAGAGATGTACGTAAAAGCCAACCAGGAGTTTAACCAAAACTCTTTTCTTGACCAAAACACTCCTCTACAAATAACAGAGAAAGGTAGATATGAATTTCCCAACTCTGGATTACAGAAGACAGGTCAAAGTGAGGAACCCGAGAATGGTCAGCATCATAACAGCGACAGAGGCAACCAGTATGTGATTCAACACCAAGCTTTAAAACAAATTGCTGGGAACCCACATGGAACTGTCAGTACAGGATCCATGGGATGCAATCATGAGCAGTCACATCATGCTGAGTTAGAAAATGGGATGGAGAACAATCCTAAGCAAAGAGCTAATTTATCATGTTCGACAACCTCCCAGAGAGGCTGGTTAGAGCTAAACGCTTCACAGTCCCAGCAAGAACCGACAAGTGCTCCTCCATCCCAGGCACATGAGCAGGACATGTGGAAGGGGTTCTCTCCTAACGTTCAGTCAGAACCCCAAAAAACTAATCCCCAGCTTCACAGCCAGGTGTTGGAGCCAAATTCTGTACAAAGTTTCCAGACACAAGGGGTTGTCACAGATAGTAGTCAAGGGTCTGACACCTTCCAGCAGCCACAACAGGACTGTCACCCAACCCAAACTCACTGTGCTTCAGCTCAGCACAACACTGCCCCTGAGTGGCAGCAATCAAATTTGAGAGCGCCACAACTGCATCAGTCTCTACCACCAAAAGAATCAGAGCAATGCAACTTCCCCACAAATCAGAAGGCAGACAGCGACAACCACACTCAGATGCAGCCAGAACACTTGTGTGAAGATCATGATCTACAGGATATATTATCACCTGGGTTCCTAGAAactcaacagcagcagcagcaacatcacTGTAATCTTCAACGTCCACTGTCTAATCCACCACAATTCGAAAGGCAGCAACTCAAGTCTCCAAATTACAGACCTCGCAGTCAGCCTCTGCCAGGTCAGCAGCAACTTCACTCCAACCCACCTCTAATAAACAATTCTTCTCGGGCCAACAAGCAAAACATCCAACACAGTGACACTGCAATATTCAGTTACAATAACTCAACAGAGATGCAACAACCACAAAAGCATCAAATGCAGTTTCCACCAAACGTAGGCACCAGTAACCTCAAGCAATTTCCACCACAGAGGCCTCACAACCACTGCCATCAGCTTAACCATGCAGAAATATCCCTGACCTCTACGCAGCCACAGACACACTTACAAGACTTGGCAAACCAACAGATATCAACACAGATGTATCCTAAAGctgaacagcagcagaagacatCATGCACTCAAGTCCAAGGGGGATCTCCACTACCTCTGAGACCTGTAAGCACCCATGGAGACTTCCAGAGACATGCAGCTCTACGCATGCATCTGTTGCAAAAACAGGAGCGTCAAGGccttcctcacccccctcaGATTGTTTATGACACAAATCATGGTCCCAGAGCTGTGAACATGGATAATGGACCGAGATTTCAACTCCCTGGTTCACAACAAGAGCAGTATTTACAGATGCAAGAGGCAGGCATGGGTAAAGTTCAAGTGAAGCAAGAAAATCAACAATCCCTCTGCGAGCAAAGCAAGAGACAGGGAAGCATTTTGGCTTCTATGGAACAAAGCCTGAAACAGTACAAGCTTTCACctgtatttgaaaataaacCCATGGTCATCAATTCAACAAATAAAGTCAAAGTGGAATCCTCTGGGCCTGTCACAATTATATCAACCAACACAGATCTGAACGGACCAGAATCTTCAGTAGTTGTCTCAAACGATTTAGTCCTAAAAAAACAAGCCATTTCTACCCCTAAGAAGGAACACCTCCTCCAAAGCTTTATCGATTCTCCTTTGAAGCTTTTAGATACCCCAGTAAAGAATCTATTGGATACACCCATGAAACTACAATATGACATTGCATCATGTCACTGTTTTG AACAAATCAGTGCAAAGGATGAGGGTCCATACTACACTCACTTAGGGTCAGCACCCACAGTTGCTGGCATACGGGAGACATTTGAGAAAAG GTCTGGTCTAACTGGTCGGGCCATCAGGATTGAGAAAGTAATATACACTGGCAAGGAAGGGAAAAGTACGCAGGGGTGTCCCATAGCTAAATGG GTAATTCGTCGATCCTGTGTCGAAGAAAAGGTGCTGGTGTTAGTGAGGGAGCGTACTGGCCATAAATGTGACTCAGCTTGCATTGTTGTGGTAATCCTGGCGTGGGAGGGCATCCCACCCAACCTAGCTGATCACCTCTACCTCGAGCTAAGTGAGACCCTAACAAAGAATGGGGCCCATACCCAGAGACGCTGCGCTCTTAATGAAGA GCGAACCTGCGCATGCCAGGGATTAGATCCCGACTTATGTGGAGCATCTTTCTCTTTTGGTTGTTCCTGGAGTATGTACTACAATGGCTGTAAGTTTGCCCGAAGCAAAATGCCAAGAAAATTCAAGCTACTGGGCGATGATATGAAAGAG gAAGAGAAACTAGAGAAAAACTTTCAAAATCTGGCGAATTTATTGGCTCCCTTGTATAAAACTTTGGCACCTGACGCATATGAGAACCAA GTAGAACATGAACACAGGGCAACAGACTGTCGTCTAGGGCTCAAGGAGGGCCGTCCCTTCACTGGGGTGACTGCTTGTGTGGATTTCTGTGCCCATGCCCATAGAGACACCCACAACATGAAAGGTGGCAGCACAGTG GTGTGTACATTAACCAGCGAGGATAACCGGGAAATTGGAAAGATACCAGAGGATGAACAGCTCCATGTACTTCCTCTTTATAAGGCTTCCAATACTGATGAATTTGGCAGTGAAGAGGGTCAGCAGGAAAAGATTAAGTCAGGAGCTATCCAAGTCCTCAGTGCCTTCCGCCGCCAGGTGCGCATGCTTGCAGAACCCGCCAAGTCTTGCCGGCAGAAAAAGCTCGATGCTAAGAAGGCAGCTGCCAACAAGAATGTCATGCTTGAAAGCACTAATGATAAGGCAGAGAAGGCCCTCCTGACCAAATCAAAAGTGGGCAATTGTGAGAGTACATCTCAGAATACTCCGATGGCAG gaaTTATTCCAGGTGCTATGGGAGCATCCCTACAATCAGGTCAGTCAACTCACCCTCTTGGGGTCCATCATCAGCAACTGCAGCAATTGCAGCAACAACAGCATGAGAACATCCTTCCCCCGTACCCCGGATCAACAAATGCAACAAGCTACCCTAGGTTTCCCAATCACCCTGGGTCTTTTCCAAGCACTTCCAAGCCGGGCAGCATGTATCCACCACAGCCACCAACGCCAGCTAGCCCTTACCCCACTCCACTCCACGTAACAAACTCTTACATTAATGGATCAAATCATCCATACCAGGGTTATCAATGTAATGGAGGAATGCCCCTTGATAATTACCATGCATACTATGCTTCAAATCCAAAAACCTTGGACATATATCGTCAACAGCGGCCGGCGCTTTACTCAGAGCAGGCTTATGGTATGCATCAGCGTTATGGGGTCAATTATCCAGCAAGATATGGTGATCCAGGTTTACAGCTCAATGGCAAAGCTTGCAGCATGAGACCAATTCACCCGTTGAGATCTTATGCCCCTTATAATCCAAATGGACCCTCAGATCCGCAGTGCATGGAAACTCATTCAAGAGCACCATCAGCCCATGAAGGTCTGGATTATACAGCTGCTGTGAGCAAAGGCAATCAGTTTGGAGGTTATCCAAATCCATACCTATCACCAAGCCCTCAAATTTTAGCCCCAGCCCAAGATCCTTTTAATATGCAAATAAAGACAGAGATGGGTATGTCTCATCCACAGATCCTCTGTACTCAGTTAAGCGCTGGGTCTTTGAACCCTGAAACACAGTCAGGGTTGAGTCTGTCTAATGAGAGCCTCATGGGCACTGGTATAAAACAGGAGCCAGGAACACCCCAGACACCTACGACCCCTCAAAAGCCTGAGATGTGGTCAGACAATGAGCACAACTTCTTGGACCCTGATATTGGTGGTGTTGCAGTGGCACCAAGCCATGGCTCAGTCCTCATCGAGTGCGCAAAATTGGAGCTTCATGCCACAACACCACTTAAAAACCCAAACCGCAACCACCCAACACGCATCTCGTTGGTCTTCTACCAGCACAAAAGTATGATTGAGGCCAAGCATAATTTAGTACTTTATGAAGCGAAGGCggcagagaaagaaaggaatggTGGTGAAGGGACTCCAAGCAAGGGCAGCAAGAAAGGGGTCAAACGAGAGCCTTCAGAAACCACCGGGGAGCCTCCTTGCAAACGTTTTATTCAGGCACTAACGGAGGGGTCTTTGTCATGCACAACAAACACCTATGTCAGTACATCTCCGTATGCCTTCACCAAGGTGACAGGGCCTTACAATAAGTTTGTGTAG